A genomic segment from Labrus bergylta chromosome 3, fLabBer1.1, whole genome shotgun sequence encodes:
- the got2b gene encoding glutamic-oxaloacetic transaminase 2b, mitochondrial: MALLKSNKVILCLGNISPSLGAFSTRNSSWWGGVQMGPPDPILGVSEAFKKDSNPKKMNLGVGAYRDDQGKPFVLSCVRKAEAIIASKQLDKEYLGITGLGEFTKSCAQLAFGADNEVLKSGRNITVQTISGTGSLRIGANFLARFHGGPRDVYLPKPSWGNHTPIFRDAGMQLKAYRYYDASTCGFDFKGALEDISKIPEQSVILLHACAHNPTGVDPKPEQWKEISDLVKKRNLLPFFDMAYQGFASGDINRDAWAVRYFIEQGHNVLLSQSFAKNMGLYGERVGGFSVVCSDAEEAKRVESQIKILIRPIYSNPPMNGARIASTILNTPDLYSLWLEEVHGMANRIIKMREQLVAGLKKEGSSNNWQHVIDQIGMFCFTGLKPEQVERLTKEFSVYMTKDGRISMAGISSGNVGYLAQAIHAVTK; the protein is encoded by the exons CTCATGGTGGGGTGGAGTGCAGATGGGACCCCCAGATCCCATCCTGGGAGTCAGCGAGGCCTTCAAGAAGGACTCCAACCCCAAGAAGATGAACCTGGGGGTGGGAGCCTACAGGGATGACCAGGGCAAGCCCTTCGTGCTCAGCTGTGTCCGCAAG GCAGAGGCTATTATTGCATCCAAGCAGCTGGATAAGGAGTACCTCGGCATCACTGGTTTGGGAGAATTTACCAAGTCTTGCGCCCAGCTTGCTTTCGGTGCCGATAATGAGGTCCTGAAGAGCGGCAGG AACATCACCGTCCAGACCATCTCAGGAACCGGATCTCTGCGCATTGGAGCCAACTTCTTG GCTCGATTCCATGGAGGTCCACGTGATGTGTACTTGCCCAAACCCTCCTGGGGAAACCACACACCTATCTTCAGAGACGCTGGCATGCAGCTTAAAGCATACAGATACTACGATGCTTCCACCTGCGGATTTGACTTTAAAGGAGCTCTTGAAGACATTTCT AAAATCCCAGAGCAGAGTGTGATCCTGCTGCATGCATGCGCTCACAACCCCACTGGTGTTGACCCAAAGCCAGAGCAGTGGAAGGAGATTTCTGACCTTGTCAAG AAAAGGAATCTGCTCCCGTTCTTTGACATGGCCTATCAGGGCTTCGCCAGTGGAGACATCAATCGGGATGCCTGGGCTGTTCGCTACTTCATCGAGCAGGGACACAACGTCCTTCTGTCCCAGTCCTTTGCCAagaacatggggctctatg GTGAGCGTGTTGGAGGCTTTTCTGTGGTGTGTAGCGATGCAGAGGAGGCGAAGAGGGTCGAGTCTCAAATCAAAATCCTCATCAGACCCATTTACTCAAACCCGCCCATGAATGGTGCCCGAATTGCTTCAACCATTCTCAACACACCAGATCTGTACTCACTGTG GCTTGAGGAGGTCCATGGTATGGCTAATCGTATTATTAAGATGAGAGAACAGCTGGTGGCCGGTTTGAAGAAGGAGGGCTCCTCCAACAACTGGCAGCACGTTATTGATCAGATCGGGATGTTCTGCTTCACTGGCCTCAAACCAGAACAG GTTGAGCGCCTTACAAAGGAGTTTTCAGTGTACATGACCAAGGATGGCAGAATCTCAATGGCAGGCATTTCCTCTGGGAACGTTGGTTACCTGGCACAAGCGATCCATGCAGTCACAAAGTAG